One region of Termitidicoccus mucosus genomic DNA includes:
- a CDS encoding metal-dependent hydrolase, translated as MRVTYYGHSCFLVETSAARILIDPFLTGNPLAPVKAADVRCDAVLVSHGHEDHCCDALDIARANHATLVANFEIAEYFAAKGLATTHGLNPGGGCAFPFGRVKLTLAHHTSSLDAGLAPIYMGTACGILLEADGRKLHHAGDTALFLDMQLVGRAGLDLAMIPIGDNFTMGPEDALDALDFLKPRLAIPMHYNTWPSIKQDPRAFAEAAKKRGHAVNPLPPGGTLEI; from the coding sequence ATGCGCGTCACTTATTACGGACACTCCTGCTTTTTGGTGGAAACATCCGCCGCCCGCATCCTCATCGACCCCTTTTTGACGGGAAATCCGCTGGCTCCGGTCAAGGCCGCCGATGTGCGATGCGATGCGGTGCTGGTCTCGCACGGGCACGAGGACCATTGTTGCGATGCGCTCGACATCGCCCGCGCCAATCACGCCACGCTGGTCGCCAACTTCGAGATAGCCGAATATTTTGCGGCGAAAGGGCTGGCCACGACGCACGGGTTGAATCCGGGCGGCGGCTGCGCCTTCCCCTTCGGGCGGGTGAAACTCACGCTCGCCCACCACACGTCGAGCCTCGATGCCGGGCTCGCCCCGATCTACATGGGCACGGCGTGCGGAATATTGCTGGAGGCGGACGGCAGGAAACTCCACCACGCGGGAGACACGGCGTTGTTTCTGGACATGCAGCTCGTCGGACGCGCCGGGCTCGACCTCGCCATGATTCCGATCGGCGACAACTTCACGATGGGGCCGGAGGATGCGCTGGACGCGCTCGATTTTCTCAAGCCGCGCCTGGCCATTCCCATGCACTACAACACCTGGCCGTCGATCAAGCAGGACCCGCGGGCCTTTGCCGAAGCTGCGAAAAAACGCGGCCACGCGGTGAACCCGCTTCCGCCCGGCGGGACATTGGAAATCTGA
- a CDS encoding DUF1294 domain-containing protein, which yields METTRAHGTLAGITMSRDPAHSPASRPPAPGGSKPRPGTGTFVLFSLLLVAPVFALSRLAMKIAWEWVAAAPVALSALTFLVYRIDKHRAEADGWRVPESTLHGLELLGGWPGAFLAQRILRHKVSKVSYQIMFWLIVAAHQYAAIDSTLGWRCTRLALSWVKARLG from the coding sequence ATGGAAACCACGCGCGCCCATGGCACGCTGGCGGGAATCACGATGAGCCGCGACCCCGCCCATAGCCCCGCATCGCGCCCGCCCGCGCCTGGCGGATCGAAGCCGCGTCCCGGCACGGGGACGTTTGTTCTGTTTTCGCTGCTGCTGGTCGCGCCGGTCTTTGCGTTGAGCCGACTGGCCATGAAGATCGCATGGGAATGGGTGGCCGCGGCACCCGTCGCGCTTTCGGCGCTCACGTTTCTGGTTTACCGGATCGACAAGCATCGCGCCGAGGCGGATGGATGGCGCGTCCCCGAATCGACCCTGCACGGCCTTGAGCTGCTCGGCGGCTGGCCGGGCGCGTTTCTCGCCCAGCGCATTCTGCGGCACAAAGTTTCCAAGGTGTCCTATCAAATCATGTTTTGGCTGATCGTGGCCGCGCACCAATACGCAGCCATCGATTCAACCCTCGGCTGGCGTTGCACCAGACTGGCGCTGTCCTGGGTCAAGGCCCGGCTCGGCTGA
- a CDS encoding cysteine hydrolase family protein, whose protein sequence is MASHPKTLREIAGASPVPAVLSESALIIIDAQNEYRDGRLPLDGFDAAVAEIRRLLARARTARTPVIHVRHVVAAGSPVFAAGSRGAEIVDELEPLPDEVVVTKALPSSFTGTTLEQSLRTAGRGQLVVTGFMTHMCVSSTVREAAEKGWRCTVVAAACATRDLPSGATEESRGDERDVIPAAALHAAHLAALGDRFAVIVERQDAVAD, encoded by the coding sequence ATGGCTTCACATCCCAAGACACTCCGCGAGATCGCCGGCGCATCGCCCGTGCCGGCGGTATTATCCGAAAGCGCCCTCATCATCATCGACGCGCAAAACGAATACCGCGACGGTCGCCTGCCGCTCGACGGGTTCGACGCGGCGGTGGCGGAGATCCGGCGCCTGCTCGCGCGGGCGCGGACGGCGCGGACCCCGGTCATTCATGTCAGGCACGTGGTTGCGGCGGGCTCGCCGGTCTTTGCGGCGGGTTCGCGCGGCGCGGAGATCGTGGACGAACTTGAGCCGCTGCCGGACGAGGTGGTCGTCACCAAGGCGCTGCCGAGCAGTTTCACGGGGACGACCTTGGAGCAGTCCCTGCGCACGGCCGGGCGCGGGCAGCTCGTCGTCACCGGCTTCATGACCCACATGTGCGTGAGCTCGACGGTCCGCGAGGCGGCGGAAAAGGGCTGGCGATGCACGGTGGTCGCCGCCGCCTGCGCCACGCGCGACTTGCCATCCGGCGCGACGGAAGAAAGCCGGGGCGATGAGCGGGACGTGATCCCGGCCGCCGCCCTCCACGCCGCGCATCTGGCGGCATTGGGCGACAGGTTTGCCGTCATCGTGGAACGGCAGGATGCCGTCGCTGACTGA
- the glnD gene encoding [protein-PII] uridylyltransferase — protein sequence MIGRIKKHALDRLDFAGDVSAAKRLSACKTFIRLESAMIRMRHEAGASGREVARGRATMIDVLLSHLFQYACDSWRHAHGTEPLPVCLVAIGGYGRGELSPHSDIDIMFLFPSEVGRKQLEPFQEHLVNEILYILWDCGLKIGHSSRTVDEVFAEARNDIQTKTALLETRRLAGSESLYETFASAYRSFSQEDNPRDYLTRRLNGQRERRARYGQTVFLQEPDIKNGVGGLRDYHNILWMARVKLGIDQLDDLVAQDYLRPGELRDINRAYDFLLRVRNELHFNSRHATDLLNLESQPRIAFGLGYVNDDPLARVEQFMHDYYHAAQTIHRTARNLENRLALTLEPPSRLSLRDTLRISRHQKTKRIDGFIHRGKELVASSPDIFKADPARLIRVFRHCQQLDAQPDFALQNLIRGSLPLITRHVINSPDAIVSFRSILQEAGAVFPILDLMHELGVLGRFIPEFDGLTCRVQHEFYHRYTADIHTLNAIRELDAIFNRLEPITHKYLAALHETPNPTLLYLILLLHDIGKAVGIKGHADTGAELALPVLRRLGVGEADCEIVVFIIKQHLIMARFWQRHDVDDPKTASIFAEALGDANRLRYLYVHTYCDARGTSTDLWNSYKDTLHTTLYRATLEHLIHGGEAIETKNSGLTQMKRQELLAKKIPGIGSDEITAHFNLLPERYFIHTGTDEISLHLEMVNRLLRSINTADSIGTLRPIIDWKNDLNRGLTVVNVVTWDRAGLFYKLAGAFSVAGLNILGAKVISRADHIAIDTFYVVEPGGGAVENHGATEVFARTVEQALVANRDLYPDILAQAKKVSQRYGLDLKNGMEALQSAFPPSIEVYHELAMQRTIVEIQARDHLGLLYQLSKSIYDHGFDITFARIGTERGIAIDTFYIESTDGEQIDETRLHTLRDALHALVAPEQTSEAPAA from the coding sequence ATGATCGGCCGTATTAAAAAGCACGCACTCGACCGCCTCGACTTTGCCGGCGATGTTTCCGCCGCCAAGCGCCTCAGCGCGTGCAAGACCTTCATCCGCCTCGAAAGCGCGATGATTCGCATGCGCCATGAGGCGGGCGCGTCCGGCCGGGAAGTGGCGCGCGGGCGCGCCACGATGATCGACGTGCTCCTCTCGCATCTTTTCCAGTATGCCTGCGATTCCTGGCGGCATGCCCACGGGACCGAACCGCTGCCCGTGTGCCTCGTGGCTATCGGCGGCTACGGACGCGGCGAGCTTAGCCCGCACAGCGACATCGACATCATGTTCCTTTTCCCCTCGGAGGTCGGACGCAAGCAGCTCGAACCGTTTCAGGAGCACCTCGTCAACGAAATCCTCTACATCCTCTGGGATTGCGGCCTGAAAATCGGCCATTCCTCGCGCACCGTGGACGAGGTCTTTGCCGAGGCGCGCAACGACATCCAGACCAAGACCGCCCTGCTCGAAACCCGCCGGCTCGCCGGCTCGGAATCGCTCTACGAAACCTTTGCCTCCGCCTATCGCAGTTTCTCCCAAGAGGACAACCCGCGCGATTACCTCACCCGCCGCCTCAACGGCCAGCGCGAACGCCGCGCCCGTTACGGACAAACGGTCTTTCTTCAGGAGCCCGACATCAAGAACGGTGTCGGCGGCCTGCGCGACTATCACAACATCCTCTGGATGGCCCGGGTGAAGCTCGGCATCGACCAGCTCGACGACCTCGTCGCGCAGGATTACCTGCGCCCCGGCGAACTCCGCGACATCAACCGGGCCTACGATTTTCTCCTCCGCGTCCGCAACGAGCTCCATTTCAACAGCCGCCACGCCACCGATCTCCTGAACCTCGAATCGCAGCCGCGCATCGCCTTCGGCCTCGGCTATGTCAACGACGACCCGCTCGCCCGCGTCGAGCAGTTCATGCACGATTATTACCATGCCGCGCAAACCATCCACCGCACCGCGCGCAACCTCGAAAACCGCCTCGCGCTCACCCTTGAGCCGCCCTCGCGGCTCTCCCTCCGCGACACCCTGCGCATTTCCCGCCACCAGAAGACCAAGCGCATCGACGGCTTCATTCACCGGGGCAAGGAGCTCGTCGCCAGCTCGCCCGACATTTTCAAGGCCGATCCCGCGCGCCTCATCCGCGTCTTCCGCCATTGCCAGCAGCTCGACGCCCAGCCCGATTTCGCGCTCCAGAATCTCATCCGCGGATCGCTCCCGCTCATCACCCGCCATGTCATCAATTCGCCCGACGCCATCGTCAGCTTCCGCAGCATCCTGCAGGAGGCCGGGGCCGTTTTCCCCATCCTCGACCTCATGCACGAACTCGGCGTGCTCGGCCGCTTCATCCCCGAGTTCGACGGGCTCACCTGCCGGGTGCAGCACGAGTTTTATCACCGCTACACCGCCGATATCCACACGCTCAACGCCATCCGCGAACTCGACGCCATCTTCAACCGCCTCGAGCCCATCACGCACAAATACCTCGCGGCCCTGCACGAGACGCCAAACCCCACGCTCCTCTATCTCATCCTGTTGCTGCATGACATCGGCAAGGCCGTCGGCATCAAAGGCCATGCCGACACCGGCGCGGAGCTCGCCCTTCCCGTCCTCCGACGCCTCGGGGTTGGCGAGGCTGATTGTGAAATAGTTGTGTTTATTATCAAACAGCACCTCATTATGGCACGCTTCTGGCAGAGGCACGATGTCGATGACCCGAAAACCGCATCCATCTTTGCCGAGGCGCTGGGCGATGCCAACCGCCTGCGCTACCTTTACGTCCACACCTATTGCGACGCCCGGGGCACATCCACCGACCTCTGGAACAGTTACAAGGACACCCTCCACACCACCCTCTACCGAGCCACGCTGGAACACCTGATACACGGCGGCGAAGCCATCGAAACCAAAAATTCCGGCCTTACCCAGATGAAACGCCAAGAACTTCTTGCAAAGAAAATCCCCGGCATCGGCTCCGATGAGATCACCGCGCACTTCAACCTCCTGCCGGAGCGTTATTTCATCCACACCGGGACCGACGAAATCTCGCTCCATCTCGAGATGGTCAACCGCCTCCTGCGTTCCATCAACACCGCCGATTCCATCGGGACGCTGCGCCCCATCATCGACTGGAAAAACGACCTCAACCGCGGCCTCACGGTCGTCAATGTCGTGACATGGGATCGCGCCGGCCTTTTCTACAAGCTGGCTGGCGCCTTCAGCGTCGCGGGCCTGAACATCCTTGGCGCCAAGGTCATCTCCCGCGCCGACCACATCGCCATCGACACCTTCTACGTCGTCGAACCCGGCGGCGGCGCGGTGGAAAACCACGGCGCCACCGAGGTCTTCGCGCGCACCGTCGAGCAGGCCCTCGTCGCCAACCGCGATCTCTATCCCGACATCCTCGCGCAGGCCAAGAAAGTCAGCCAGCGTTACGGTCTCGACCTGAAAAACGGCATGGAAGCCCTGCAAAGCGCCTTTCCGCCGAGCATCGAGGTTTATCACGAACTGGCGATGCAACGCACCATTGTCGAAATTCAGGCGCGCGATCACCTGGGCCTGTTGTATCAACTCTCCAAGAGCATCTACGATCACGGCTTCGACATCACCTTCGCCCGCATCGGCACCGAGCGCGGCATCGCGATCGACACTTTTTATATCGAGAGCACGGACGGGGAGCAAATCGACGAGACCCGCCTCCACACCCTGCGCGACGCGCTCCACGCCCTCGTGGCGCCCGAGCAGACCAGCGAGGCGCCGGCGGCATAG
- a CDS encoding zinc metallopeptidase, producing the protein MNTLFAFAFLPNWAIWPLLIFTITQISSQILPFVIIGGFFFRGFGGFMLDIGILCYAVLTLFHLVTLPVEFDASRRAKAELAGLGIVQRDEAAGVSETLNAAALTYVAAFASSLVNLLWLLAARRNN; encoded by the coding sequence ATGAACACACTCTTTGCCTTTGCCTTCCTTCCCAACTGGGCCATCTGGCCGTTGCTCATTTTCACGATCACGCAGATTTCGTCGCAGATCCTGCCGTTCGTCATCATCGGCGGATTTTTCTTCCGCGGTTTCGGCGGCTTCATGCTCGACATAGGCATCCTTTGCTACGCGGTGCTGACTTTGTTTCATCTGGTGACGCTGCCGGTCGAGTTTGACGCGAGCCGTCGCGCCAAGGCCGAACTGGCCGGGCTGGGCATCGTCCAGCGGGACGAGGCGGCCGGCGTGTCCGAGACGCTCAACGCCGCGGCGCTCACGTATGTGGCCGCGTTCGCATCGTCGCTGGTGAACCTGCTCTGGCTGCTGGCGGCGCGTCGAAACAATTAA
- a CDS encoding zinc-binding dehydrogenase, translated as MKAVVLSGSNQLAVADAAAPEVAEGGVVVALRTAALNHRDVWIKLGQYAGIKYPSILGSDGAGVVVEAGAAVDRGWIGREVVINPSLEWGANERAQGAGFNILGLPREGTLAERVAVPAAQLARKPEALTWEESAALPLGGLTAWRAVFSRAKLKKGERILITGIGGGVAVFALQFAVAAGAEAWVTSSSPEKIARAVLLGAKGGFDYSKEGWAKEAATAAGAFDVIIDSAGGPGFSSLVDLAAPGGRIAFFGATRGDPGTLPMRKIFWRQLSLLGSTMGSPRDWTEMVTFVGKHRIKPVVSEVFPLARATEAFELMERGGQFGKIVMRISD; from the coding sequence ATGAAAGCTGTTGTTTTGTCCGGATCGAATCAACTGGCGGTGGCCGACGCGGCCGCGCCCGAGGTCGCAGAGGGCGGTGTGGTCGTGGCCTTGCGCACGGCGGCGCTCAACCATCGCGATGTCTGGATCAAGCTCGGGCAATATGCGGGCATCAAATACCCGTCCATCCTCGGTTCCGACGGGGCGGGCGTGGTGGTGGAGGCGGGCGCGGCGGTGGATCGCGGCTGGATCGGGCGCGAGGTGGTCATCAACCCGAGCCTTGAGTGGGGGGCGAACGAGCGGGCGCAGGGCGCCGGCTTTAACATTCTCGGGCTGCCGCGCGAGGGCACGCTGGCGGAGCGCGTCGCCGTGCCCGCGGCGCAGTTGGCGCGCAAGCCGGAGGCGCTGACGTGGGAAGAGTCGGCGGCGCTGCCGCTGGGCGGGCTCACCGCGTGGCGCGCGGTGTTCAGCCGCGCCAAGCTGAAGAAGGGCGAACGCATTCTGATCACCGGCATCGGCGGCGGCGTGGCGGTGTTTGCGCTGCAATTTGCGGTGGCGGCGGGGGCCGAGGCGTGGGTGACGTCGAGTTCGCCGGAGAAGATCGCGCGGGCCGTGTTGCTTGGGGCCAAAGGCGGCTTCGATTATTCGAAGGAAGGCTGGGCGAAGGAGGCGGCGACGGCGGCCGGCGCGTTTGATGTCATCATCGACAGCGCGGGCGGCCCGGGTTTTTCCTCGCTGGTGGACCTCGCTGCGCCGGGCGGGCGCATCGCGTTTTTTGGCGCGACGCGCGGCGACCCCGGCACGCTGCCGATGCGGAAAATTTTCTGGCGGCAGCTCTCGCTGCTGGGCTCGACCATGGGGAGCCCGCGCGATTGGACGGAAATGGTGACATTCGTGGGCAAGCACCGCATCAAGCCGGTGGTGAGCGAGGTGTTCCCCCTGGCGCGCGCGACCGAGGCGTTTGAGCTGATGGAGCGCGGCGGCCAGTTCGGAAAAATCGTGATGCGCATCTCGGACTGA
- a CDS encoding sulfatase-like hydrolase/transferase: MPGRKPNILWILTTQWRAGAAGFAGDANARTPRLDALAAEAVNFAQAVTPHPFGPFARAALLTGVRSPENGVREYFDPLPANARTIAHELAARGYATAFFGKWHLARRDPSAPLVGEAHARQLVPEEARGGFAFWEGFESGFLLNDPWLHGTRLPEPVRAPGYQSDVLCTRAAEWAGARRGGAPWFCVASLEAPHPPYDAPAAGAAAMSPGEVRLAANVPRGGGAEERARRELAGYYAHIHATDTAIGRLLDALRGMDGGDETVVVFSSVHGDMHGAHGLFRKGWPHEESVRVPLLVRARGAKEARRGGTVSTAAVTLADLPRMTISLIERGKFFDAGGGGPERARISMPSVVRLPHQCDRVWRGVRTARRKLVLGEDGSPWLFFDLERDPLELRNLAADAEWAAERERLRAWAAA, encoded by the coding sequence ATGCCCGGGCGAAAACCGAACATCCTTTGGATACTGACCACGCAATGGCGCGCGGGAGCGGCGGGTTTTGCGGGCGACGCGAACGCCCGCACGCCGCGACTCGACGCGCTGGCGGCGGAGGCGGTGAATTTCGCGCAGGCGGTGACGCCGCATCCCTTCGGGCCGTTTGCCCGGGCGGCGTTGCTGACCGGAGTGCGTTCGCCGGAGAACGGCGTGCGGGAGTATTTCGACCCGCTGCCCGCGAACGCGCGGACCATCGCGCATGAGCTGGCGGCCCGCGGCTACGCCACGGCATTTTTCGGCAAGTGGCACCTGGCGCGACGCGACCCGTCGGCCCCGCTGGTCGGCGAGGCGCACGCCCGGCAGCTTGTGCCGGAGGAGGCGCGCGGCGGATTCGCTTTTTGGGAAGGTTTCGAGAGCGGTTTTTTGCTGAACGATCCGTGGCTGCACGGGACGCGGCTGCCGGAGCCGGTGCGCGCGCCGGGTTATCAAAGCGACGTGCTCTGCACACGCGCGGCGGAATGGGCGGGCGCGCGCCGCGGCGGCGCGCCGTGGTTTTGCGTGGCGAGCCTGGAGGCCCCGCATCCGCCCTACGATGCCCCGGCCGCCGGAGCGGCCGCGATGTCTCCCGGCGAAGTGCGCCTGGCGGCCAATGTGCCGCGCGGAGGCGGCGCGGAGGAGCGGGCGCGGCGCGAACTGGCGGGCTATTACGCGCATATCCATGCGACGGATACAGCCATCGGGCGGCTGCTGGATGCGCTGCGCGGGATGGACGGCGGGGATGAAACGGTGGTGGTGTTCAGCTCGGTGCACGGCGACATGCACGGCGCGCATGGTCTGTTCCGCAAAGGTTGGCCGCACGAGGAAAGCGTGCGCGTGCCGTTGCTGGTGCGCGCGCGCGGCGCGAAGGAGGCAAGGCGGGGCGGGACGGTTTCGACGGCGGCGGTGACGCTGGCGGATTTGCCGCGGATGACGATATCGTTGATCGAGCGCGGAAAATTTTTCGACGCGGGCGGCGGCGGGCCGGAACGGGCGAGAATTTCGATGCCGTCGGTGGTGCGGCTGCCGCATCAATGCGACCGCGTGTGGCGCGGCGTGCGCACGGCGCGGCGGAAACTGGTGTTGGGCGAGGACGGTTCGCCGTGGCTGTTTTTTGACTTGGAGCGCGATCCGCTGGAGTTGCGGAATCTCGCGGCGGATGCGGAATGGGCGGCGGAGCGGGAACGGCTGCGCGCGTGGGCGGCGGCGTAG